In Marivivens aquimaris, one genomic interval encodes:
- a CDS encoding NlpC/P60 family protein, with product MIWTQKYISLPWADLGRDWSGVDCWGLPCLVYREELGVDLPTYADYPTTAERAEVAAVVAGATSSPLWRKVDVAHPFDICLFRVGPLASHVGIKTHDRLMIHATESGVVTEDYTCGRWSARFLGHYRLTSLMEALDE from the coding sequence ATGATCTGGACGCAGAAATACATCAGCCTGCCGTGGGCCGATCTGGGCCGTGACTGGTCCGGTGTGGATTGCTGGGGCTTGCCTTGCCTCGTCTATCGCGAAGAGTTGGGCGTCGATCTTCCGACTTACGCTGACTATCCGACGACGGCAGAACGAGCCGAAGTCGCCGCAGTGGTCGCAGGTGCCACCAGCTCGCCGCTCTGGCGCAAAGTTGATGTGGCGCACCCCTTCGACATCTGCTTGTTCCGCGTCGGTCCGCTGGCCTCGCACGTAGGCATCAAGACCCATGACCGCCTGATGATCCATGCCACTGAAAGCGGCGTCGTTACGGAAGACTACACCTGCGGCCGATGGTCAGCTCGCTTCTTGGGTCACTACCGTCTGACGTCACTGATGGAGGCGCTTGATGAATAA